A genomic segment from Sparus aurata chromosome 10, fSpaAur1.1, whole genome shotgun sequence encodes:
- the LOC115590031 gene encoding gastrula zinc finger protein XlCGF57.1-like, whose translation LEAEDSPEPEGEDSPEPEGEDSPGPEAEDSPEPRAEVNDDVWSETKEAQSSLNSQKNIEVPVSGVGCGTDKEQFTSSDCGERSSKNSKLRSFNRIKTGEKPFSCFECGKRFNHKQNLITHTKIHTGVKPFSCGECGTRFIRKQDLIRHTKIHTGEKLFSCGECGKRFSQQQNLITHTKIHTGEKPFSCGECGKRFIRKQDLITHTKIHTGEKLFSCGECGKRFSQQQNLITHTKIHTGEKPFSCGECGKRFIRKQDLITHTKIHTGEKLFSCGECGKRFSQQQNLITHTKIHTGEKPFSCGVCGKRFIRKQGLTRHTKIHTGEKPFSCGECGKRFICVEHLITHTKVHTGEKPFSCGECGKRFIFKQHLTRHTKIHTGEKPFSCGECGKRFSEQQTLMTHMKIHTGEKPFSCGECGKRLIRKQDLITHTNSHTGEKPFSCGECGKRFSQQQNLIRHTKIHTGEKPFSCDECGKRFSQKQHLITHTKIHTGEKHQLR comes from the coding sequence cttgaggctgaagactctcctgaacctgagggtgaagactctcctgaacctgagggtgaagactctcctggacctgaggctgaagactctcctgaacctcgGGCTGAAGTAAATGATGATGTCTGGAGTGAGACCAAAGAAGCTCAGTCAAGTTTAAAttctcagaaaaacattgaagtccctgtaagtggtgtaggatgtggtactgacaagGAACAATTTACTTCCTCTGACTGTGGTGAAAGATCtagcaaaaactcaaaactgaggAGTTTTAATAGGATTaagacaggagagaaaccatttagttgttttgaatgtggtaaaagattcaaccacaagcaaaatcttatcacacacacaaagattcacacaggagtgaaaccgttcagttgtggtgaatgtggtacaAGATTCATCCGAAAGCAAgatcttatcagacacacaaagattcacacaggagagaaactgttcagttgtggtgaatgtggtaaaagattcagccaacagcaaaatcttatcacacacacaaagattcacacaggggagaaaccgttcagttgtggtgaatgtggtaaaagattcatccGAAAGCAagatcttatcacacacacaaagattcacacaggagaaaaactgttcagttgtggtgaatgtggtaaaagattcagccaacagcaaaatcttatcacacacacaaagattcacacaggggagaaaccgttcagttgtggtgaatgtggtaaaagattcatccGAAAGCAagatcttatcacacacacaaagattcacacaggagagaaactgttcagttgtggtgaatgtggtaaaagattcagccaacagcaaaatcttatcacacacacaaagattcacacaggggagaaaccgttcagttgtggtgtatgtggtaaaagattcatccGAAAGCAAGGTCTTActagacacacaaagattcacacaggagagaaaccgttcagttgtggtgaatgtggtaaaagattcatctGTGTGGAACATCTCATCACCCACACAAAggttcacacaggagagaaaccattcagttgtggtgaatgtggtaaaagattcatctTTAAGCAACATCTtaccagacacacaaagattcacacaggagagaaaccgttcagttgtggtgaatgtggtaaaagatttagCGAACAGCAAACTCTTATGACACACAtgaagattcacacaggagagaaaccgttcagttgtggtgaatgtggtaaaagattaaTCCGAAAGCAAGATCTTATCACCCACACAAATagtcacacaggagagaaaccgttcagttgtggtgaatgtggtaaaagattcagccaacagcaaaatcttatcagacacacaaagattcacacaggagagaaaccgttcagttgcgatgaatgtggtaaaagattcagtCAAAAGCAacatcttatcacacacacaaagattcacacaggagagaaacatcAGTTGCGATGA